Genomic window (Cucumis sativus cultivar 9930 chromosome 2, Cucumber_9930_V3, whole genome shotgun sequence):
tatataGTTGTAAAAGTACCAAAGTGATTTTGTTCAAGATgtgttttgatcttgtgtgtagaaagagaaacaaaagaaaaagtataagGAGAAAAACAACCGTACTACTAAGGAATTTATGGGGTGTTTGGACGTCggtaatgaaattgaaatgcATTGTAatgtaattcaaattttatgtttagatTGAGTGTTTTAAGCCcgaattgatataattaataagcTTCATTTTGTTTCGGCAATTTTCGATCAAACTTtatttccatcattttcactttttaagatttaatttttgttccaCTCTCAATTTGACACGTATTCCAACACTCTTCTGATTCTCAGTAATCCTGATTACATTTCAGCTCTCTAAATACTCCATATGTGTCATGTTAGTAGACACTTAACACACTAAACTTGTAAACTTTAACACGACTCTTTTATTTAGTAGAAACGATTTAGAGGAGAACTTTCTATTAAATGTTTAGAGAtcgataaaattgaaaaaaaaaaaagaacttttacATGCCATGAtaagttataaattaatataaaaacataaattttaggATTAGATTATTGAACACACAAGTTAATAAACCATTTATATTCAAACTTGTTTATTATTAAGAGTTATTATTAGGTTAAATTGAGAGATAATCATGAAAAGTTAATATATGAgacaaaattttatgaaagaatggaatagaaaaatgtgaattttGAGAGATATAAAAGTAGTAAAGATAGatgagagagagggaaaattGGAATTGAATAGAATGTggggattaaaaaaaaaaaatcatttctttttgggtaaaaaacaagtaaaaatatatttttatttttcaaagagtAGAGAAGGTTTGAAATTCAAGGtaaatcataaattatataattattttttcccaATATTTTCATGTTCTAAATTACTTCTACATTCTACTCATAATTTGTGGctgaattcttttttatatagatttttttaacaaaacaacaatgacaaatatttttagtaagtttttttcacaattgatataaaaatttgataaactattttcatagtctaaaagacaaaaatttattaacttgctatgaatattttgtcacaatattctattttttttataatttttaatttttttcctattctatattttaaatattctaaaattttaccaCTTAAATGcattatttaattcattagtttcaattatatcatttgataagcttatttttaaaagatttgacaattaaaataacaaaaattttgaaatattagttttaattagaaggaataacattatttaaagcatatatttgactattagatttctataaattttaataagaaatcaatcaattaattaatttaaaagaattgattaattatgagGGGGagatatgacaaaaaaattgtttaattaaaagtaaatataaatgattatatttatacatGAGTAAagtgttttttctatttttctttcttttatgtcAATACCTACTCATGACATTTAGtgttgaaatatgaaaatagttgaatttaaaaatataacaaaccctTTATGAGATAGATTGCCTaacaaatgaatatatatgattgttagaaaataaaaactcttaCCTATAATATTTGAGAatagtataaaaaaacatttttgtcaccaaaataatttttaatatagtatattaataaaatgacaTAATAGCACAAAAATTCTccatttctaaacttttgtatatattatagataATAAACGTGTAGATTTTAGACTTCTAGGGTTTTCGTTTCTAACCTAAATCTAACTATGGTCAAGCGCCCTCAACTCTCTCATTTGCCATTATATAGACAACaatctcatttttctaaactttcaatcGATAGTTAAAGTTGAGTGTAACTTAAAATtacaattcaattaaaaaatataaggaCTAGGTTGAGTTGTATTATACTATTGTACTGTTCTTGGAGTGGGGGAACGACCTACCAACTCTAAACAAATTTGATTGGTTCAAAAGTTACCTTCTAACCCTACCCTATCCAATTTAATTACTTGTGTGCTTTTGACCgttaaatttataagttgtaCCAACTTTaaccaaacaattttattttcatcaatttgtACTTAAAATTTAGACAAATGTAGCAGTTCTaactctaattttttaaacatgttGCAATTTCATCTCTTGAAACAAGTTATCACTTATGGTTCCGactatcattttaaaataattctatACATATGTTCGATTAAAAAACTGTTTTAacttataaaattgttgaaacaTCTATAATAAAATGTGACCATCTATTTAGTGATAAACTCTACTAGCTAGACTTGATCTACAACAAAAAGTTTTCATGATTTTCTAgacaaagtttttttttagaattgtcCATGCGTATGCTCTAATCTTCCTTTTGTTACAACTTACTTTTTAATACAGATATTTAAGGTTTAATGCATGAATGATTTTCTAATGTAATCGCAACAAAAGATTTGAATGGATTGGATTATgtaaatttataaagtttaatcCGCACTATATTGATCGAATGAAATCTGGAGAAGTGTTGGGATATAAATGGACATTTGCCCAGTATCTTTTAGAAATATAGTCAaactttgtttaaaagaaaattaaatataaaaatagaagaaatagtaaattaaaattaactttcttGGAGGTATGTTTATTAGATAATGGTTAGTAATAACACTCttactttttttgttgttaaccATAACCTAACTCAACTGACATATTTCTGTATTGATAACTAAATGATACTTggtttttttactaaaaaaacacttaagttttccattttttcataaataacgATACATTTTTTTGGCTAATTGATTTAGCTCATCTTTGTGCTACTTAATTAAAGATCGATATTGATTCGAAATTATGTGTGCAATTAGCTCCAAGTTAAAAGAATGTGATTGAGCAACAAAGCTTTTCCTAACACTCGTTAAAGTGTGAGTAATAAAATTGCACGAATGATTCACACCCATCTAGAGCACGAGAGTCAATGAAGTAACAACCACATTTTTTGCCtatgaaatattaatatatagatGGACCCTTAAGAGCACTAATGATATAATAAATTCCGCAATTAAAGGTTGTAGTACATTCTCTTTAACTAACTATATGTATTTAAAGCCAAACTATAATGTCATTTGTAGTAGTCACTTGTAGTAGTAATTTGTATCGTATGCATCGtatttttgttagatttagTTTATATCGTCAagcttttaaatataattttattcagtTTATACtgttgtttttataaaaatatctttttttgtCCCTCCATTAAAAAggttacaaattaatttttaaggatttgattttgatttcaGTTTAGTTCATAagttagttttgttttaattgattCTTAAATCTGAAGATTATGCATAATTTCTTGATTTCTGGTTACATGGTTACTCTTTCCATTATTAGCATCAGTATctattagttaatttaaaataactataaactgcaattttttttatcaaacttaattaattattggataaattcttttaattcttttaaactaattgatattaacacaaaaaatgtgttttaacTTTGTGtttctcattcattttctaatattttatttctttcccaTGTTATTGCTTTGGTAAAActacaaattcaattattgaattttaaacttacgaccctttagttattaattactcttttaaacacttttaaattttataaaatattttaataaaattttcaacattaaaAAGGTTGGTTGATGAAACTATtcaattatattcaatatcAACTGGACCTTTTGTTCAAgtacaaatatatacatgttaGTTGAACTAAGCTCACGTTAgtttgatatattaattttgtgtctTATATATCTTCCAcctttacaaatttaaaatttaaatgtagtaaaacatttacaaatttaaaatttaaatgtagtaaaacaaaatatctttttaaagtTGAAGGAATCAACTTTTAGAAAGATTaggttaaataaaataaataagaatatcAATGTATGAGgaaaaaaataggaaacaaaaatcatatgtTATTTTCCTCGGACATTTATTTGATGCACATAGAATATTGGGAAAACCCCTAATATAAGTTCTAGTTTGCATTGTGATCTAGAACTTTTGTTTAGACTAAAATGATCGTTATGttttatgtaatataaaaatacattaaagTTCAAGGACTCACAACTGGTCTTTAGTCTATCATAAATTATTACttataaagttatttaatttgtcaaatttcaaatgttttttaattttattattacttctctTTTGATAATGGTAGTGAAGTTTATGCTTGAATAAATACTAATTTACATTTGGGATTACATGTATATttgtattctatttaattatttaattataatttgtaatataacaattttgtttccatttatatcttaagaatgaattaaataaattaaaatatttataagtatagTAATAGTTTATGGGAGTATATAACTCATAggtagtttattttaaaagataagaaggaaaaattaaaaaataattttaaaaagtgacgTGAACATAAGTGAATATTTGGCATATTATTTGCTATACTCTAAAGTTCAACTCATCACATGGAGAAGCTATTATTCCTCTCTATATAACACTCCTCatttctcattcattttccattcttcttcttcttcttcttctttagttTTGCTAACCATTTCTAACAATGGCTACTGACCCAAAAACAACAGCTCCCTCTGTTGTTCATCAAACCCACAAAATTCTCCCTGATTTCGACCCTCCCAAGAAGAACAAGAGAAACAAATTCTCTCTTGCTTGCGCTACTTTAGCTTCCATGACCTCTGTTCTTCTCGGCTATggtaatttcaaatttctctctACCCTTCTAttcattcttcattcttcttcttcagttttcttatattatcATCTTCCCATTTCTTTGCAGATATCGGCGTTATGAGCGGCGCTGCCATGTTCATCAAAGAAGACTTTAGACTCTCCGACACCAAAATCGAAATCCTCGTTGGAATCCTCAACCTCTACTCCCTCATCGGCTCCGCCGCCGCTGGCCGTACTTCTGACTGGATCGGTCGCCGTTACACCATGGTCGTTGCTGCTGTCATCTTCTTCGCCGGCGCTCTTCTCATGGGTTTCGCTACTAGCTATTCTTTTCTAATGTTCGGCCGTTTCGTGGCTGGTGTCGGCGTTGGTTATGCTTTAATGATTGCTCCAGTTTATACGGCGGAGGTTTCCCCTGCTTCTTCCCGGGGATTTCTCACTTCCTTCCCTGAAGTATTCATCAATGCTGGAATTTTACTCGGTTATGTCTCAAACTACGGCTTCTCCAAAGTCTCAGATCCAGTTAAAATGGGTTGGCGATACATGCTCGGAATCGGCGCTATCCCTTCTGTTTTCCTCGCTCTTATTGTTCTAATCATGCCGGAATCCCCCCGATGGCTTGTACTCCAAGGACGTCTCGGCGAAGCCAAGAAAGTCCTCGACAGAACGTCTGATTCCAAAGAGGAAGCACTAATCCGTCTGGCCGACATCAAACAAGCCGCCGGAATCCCAGAAGAATGCAACGACGACATAGTTTCCGTGGCAAAAAAATCCACACACGGCGAAGGTGTATGGAAAGAACTCCTGATCCACCCCACCGCCGCCGTCCGTCACATCTTAATAGCCGGAGTAGGAATACACTTCTTCCAACAAGCCTCCGGAATAGACGCGGTGGTATTATACAGCCCAAGAATCTTCGAGAAAGCCGGAATCACATCGGCGAATCAGAAACTACTAGCGACGGTGGCGGTAGGATTTGTGAAGACAATATTCATATTGGTAGCCACGTTTTTGTTAGACAGAATCGGACGGCGGCCGTTGCTTCTGACAAGTGTTTTGGGGATGATAATTTCATTAGGGACCCTTGGATTGGCATTAACAGTGATTAATCAAACGGATAAGAAATTGATGTGGGCAGTTGTGTTGTGCATATCCATGGTATTAACATACGTCGCGTCGTTCTCTATTGGCATGGGACCCATCACGTGGGTTTATAGTTCGGAGATTTTTCCTTTGAAGCTACGCGCTCAAGGCACCAGTATGGGAGTGGCTGTGAATCGAGTGACCAGTGGTGTAATTTCCATGTCCTTTTTGTCCTTATCTAAGGCTATTACCACCGGCGGCGCCTTCTTCTTATTCGCCGCCATCGCTATCGTTgcttggtttttcttttacaccGCTTTGCCCGAGACCCAAGGCAAGACGCTGGAGGAGATGGAGACGCTTTTTGGTCATATTCGGTGCAAGTCCGCCGCCGCATCTGCCGGAACGGAGAAGGACAATGGTAGTGGTGGGGTTCAGTTGGCGCCGACGTCCAACGGTCAGACTTCTTAAGGTAGTCTGAGAGGGGTAGTTTAGTAAATATgcactcttttcttttttctttttaaaatgggGGAAAATTTGTGGCATTGTggtttttatgtttgattgaAGAGGAAGATCTTCCCCTTTGTCTacttgagaaaaagaaaaaaaagagtaaaatagaATGTtccttaaaaagaaaagaaaaaaagaagtaagaaatcctttttctttttccatataGACTTCATAAATCTATTCTACTTAccaactaataattatatcagtttaaatttttctaactCTATCAATTCTACATTTTTCATTACACTTTGTTTGAAACAATCTTCACTAAAACTCCTAACctttataaattaatcaatttaaatattcaattcaaagtattttttaaaattgattaagtTATAAAACCAATGTTATAAGAAAGCAAAGTTCAATATTGTTTGCATCTTAAAAAGAGTCCCCATCCATCCAtgtaaattaaagaagaaaaaaaagagcttTGTTGTGTTTAGCCAAAGGATTAGATGAAGTTTAAAATgaaggattttttattttttatttttaagaatatgaaaataagtAAATGATCATTTTGTGATGGGatttaaatggaaaatttgaacttaggtttaattcatttattataaactttttgaggaaaaaaattaaggatTTGGTTGAAATGTTTAAACTTATCATGTTAGagtgaattaataatttggtCCACCAACCAAAGCAACTAATAATAGGTTTGAAtggttttaattaaagaaacttAGTAAAAGagccaaaaaggaaaatatgatcataatattaataatatactaATCATAGTTAGACATTGCTGTTATTAGTTTGTTTGTTCAAATTATTGtaatctcaaaataatatactttGGTTAAAgattatgtttgaaattaaaatattaaaaacatgaTAATCTAAGTTTGTTTGTTCAAATTATTGTAATCAATTTCTACCTTTTATTGCTTTCTATAATCTTAAAACTTTTactataattaaaactattcaCTAAAGATTacattataaatattcattatttcaatcaaaatattttttatattgtttaaatgaTGTTTTGAGtacaattttcaaacaaaacttAGAAAAAACACTGCATGGTTAAATTTAGgtttaaaccctaaattttccttttttttttatttttatttacttatttgatctttaaatttttaatgtgttcatttaatttatgaatttttttgaaaatggatgATATGTCTAATagatatgtttgaattttaatccatagaaaacaaaattggaaacttataattttattagaaataaagtttaaaaactttttgttttttaattttgtaaaggttgaaaattttaacttgTAATTTAGTGAATACCATTTCTAGGAATTAatccataatttttaaatgggTATAGTCtctaacaattaattaatataatgaattttttttcctaaaccaactttttcttttccatgcactatttttcctttttttttcctccctttGTTCACAcatacaatttctttaaattcaatcATTTGTTATTACATACTTTATATTTCACTATCTTTTAGTCATTGTGTATTCATTCacacattttttcttctcaacctctatttaacaaataaaatattttcttaaaccAATCTCTTTTAGATCATGAACTCTCTTGTCTATTGTTACAGTGAGTGTATTGTCCGTGTTCTTTCATtcattaattagaaaaattcttGTAGGAAATGTGagacaaaaaaatcaatgtatTTGAATATCATTCTTTTAAACTTGCATCCTAGTCGTCGCTAATGTTAGCTTGCATCACCTACCAATCTATGTTAATAAAAGCTTAAAGGTAAAGATATAGTTTGAATGTTCActaaaagaattttcaaatctaatattacaacttttgaaaaagtatagatattttttagaCAAGAGAAGAATGCTAGGGTCTCATTAATCATTATTAGGAGTGAAagagcatatatatatatacaagaaaAACATGCTTAAACTAACTcgttttgtgttttatgaaCTTTCAAGTGTGTTGGTTCATTTTCTCCAAATCGGTTTCAGATTTCAATTTCTCCTTcatcaaataatttgttgTCTATTATGATTTTGCACAGTAATCGAGTCAAGTTGAAGTGCATATGTCCATAATAGTTGTCACGTGACCTAAATATGAGGAGACAATGAGTATAAGGGATTATGAATTATGAGGAAGAAATTATAGGGAACGgtaaaaagaggaaagagagggagagtttgaaaaataaccaTTGATGGTTGGCTCCCTACTTGTTGGGTACTCCCCATTTTGTGTTGgctctttttaaaattgaaagtgacCTTTCAAATTCATTGAATCATCATTCaacccttctctctctcttttccccCACCATTCTCTTCTTCCCCTCCTTCccttttaagaataaaaaaaaaattgtaatatttttttagaaaaacttcCTATGAAACCTTAATAAAATTAGCCAGGAATATGGTAGATTAAAAATTCGAGTTAGGTCGGCAAAAGTCGACTGAATCGACGTTGGTCAGTCAGAATAATTACAAGAAAACGTTTCGATATCAGTttgagaaaaatcaaaaccaatattttttaagatttttaaaaaagaattaaatcaacCCTAACTGACCAATTGACCTATTAGTTAGTTGATTGTGTCAATGTTCACTCATACAGTTAGTTCATTAGAATGAttatgtaatatatttaaactatagtcagttttataaattttgtattgtaATGACATGAACATCTAATAGAGATTTAGCCTAATATGTCATCATCTCATTGGCTACCAATTGGTctatttaaatacaaaacaacaatttttctcaatttaggaaaaaaatgctCTAATTAAAGTATTCAACCATAAGTGTCACacaattcatatatatgtataaaaggCTAAGGATGAgattaatttagaaaagtaaTATGCGTACTAATAAATCCAAATAGTATATGTACGAGGGTGATTAATTAAAGTTCAATAATGCTaaacttttgttatatatatttacttccTTTGGTATGTTTTATATTACACAtgtacttatatatatttaagtaaaattagTCATAAACTTGGTTTTATTTCAAACCCCTTATCCTATATAATGTCCTtaattaagagaagaagataatattttgtgaatagttacgtattatatttgaataatttagaATCTCATCAAAGGATAATAATGTATCTAATTCAATATCTTTTGACATTtcaaagttatatatattcgAGTATGTGAAAGAATAATGTGTCACCTAACTTCTTGAGTTATATGTAGATAAATACAAACTTaatcttcaaataaaaatattaaaataagaaataatggtccattttttttaatctttgtgTAAATTTGTGGTTTGGTTTGACAATATAaataggttaatttttataaatatcccaagatattaaaatatttacggttcctgtaacaaaatcaaaaggcGCATAAAGTTGGCtactctttttaaatatttgaaggtTGTCATTGTCGTTTTTTAACTTTACTCTACTctgatttcttcttcttccttttcatcttctttcttctcttcttcttctgcaatttttattttatacctTTTTTATATCATGATCTTTTCGTTTTcaatcaaacataaattttgtattgttttttttttcaaagtgttagttggttcaagatcgtgtaccaaatataaaagatcttggtacacgaacttaaaaaaaatcattggaatATTGATACATGgtcgtttagatttttctaTCGATCgttgtaccaaatctaaacaatcgtgtaccaaatataaaagaatgtaCAAGATCGAAAgtgtgtcaaatataaaatatttatatttggtacacaatcttgaaaaaaaatgtttgagatACACACggttgtttaaatttggttacacGATCACGTATCATAATTGTTTAGGAGAAGAATTATACGCGTATGTGGCCAATTAATCGCGTGTTGACTGtgatatttttagaagttttcaTTCTGGGTCTGtgcatttttttgttttcaaaattgttctataaagtgtaaatattttgtcaacttatcattttttaaaaaaaaactcatataaatatataaaattaaatatacacaaAACCATATGAACGTTTGCATAgtcaataatttataaaattggtCAAAtcttagtttagttttaataaattaatttactctTTTAACACttctactaaaaaaaataaataaatgtttgatcTATTTTAgtcctaaaataaattattagtaCTATTTAActagtttttaataaaaaaaaaaaagttactttAAAGGAATTGCTTTAGGTTTATTTGAGACTCAACTAGACAATTAGAAGTATATTGTAATGCCCGACATTAAGAGGGAGACATGAATGAAATAGTATCACATCTGAATGAGAAGAATCTTGAAGACATGAAAgtaatgttaaaaaaagacttaaaagaattaaaagttaatacatATATCAACAAGATGCACCTTCCTTTTTTGTGGCTTGATCATAGGAACTCCAAAATTAAGCGTGCTTAATTTGGAGCAATTCTATGTTAGGTGACCTCCTAAGAATATTCATAAGATGCATGTGAGTGCGGACAAAactgttggatcggtatggcaaccctagaggggggtgaatagggtttaaataaactttttgacaaataaaaagtaaaatcaactaattagatattttctaaaatttaaataaagaactttgtaaactttgttaaataacaagattgataaaaaagatatgaatggaagtatgcaatcaaactcaaccaataagaatatgtaactaaaattaaattaaaaaataattagaaaagagttagagaagaagacaccgtaattttatagtggttcggttaaactcaacctacatccactttcccaagcaccccttgggattttgattgaaaatcttctttggactctttccacggatttgagccgaaccgattcttgctcctttttcgggttcaagagcaaacccgatcctttccacgggttaggatccaaccgttacaatatgatgaaatttttaaatcacacaaaagaaaactctctaaaagagtgagtatacaatttgaagctcacaaatttaatcctcacaatacaataagaagctctcaagaataagatgaaaagaataaaaattggaagctttagagagaataacaatgttggctttttgcttgaggattgtaaagatgttgtgatcttgtgtaaatgtgaagtatttaaaaagagaggaaagataaattcaaaatcatttgggtcattagatataagtaaaagaaaaatgaatggttgagatttaaacttaattagccgttagacacaatacaaataataatataataatatgtcttttcaaaatattttgtttaaaaagaaatcaataaagcaacttcaccctcttttaaaaaaactagccgttagacacaagaaaaaataataatattaaaatcatttttcttttaaattcattttctttataaaagccaataaaacataacaaaaagccacatttgttactccttcattgctccaagtggctttctctaattggttcaaattgaatgcttggtcgccacgtcaccatctcgggtattttttcgttaagcttcttttagcaatattttcttcatttgaacttcgattt
Coding sequences:
- the LOC101214664 gene encoding polyol transporter 5, translating into MATDPKTTAPSVVHQTHKILPDFDPPKKNKRNKFSLACATLASMTSVLLGYDIGVMSGAAMFIKEDFRLSDTKIEILVGILNLYSLIGSAAAGRTSDWIGRRYTMVVAAVIFFAGALLMGFATSYSFLMFGRFVAGVGVGYALMIAPVYTAEVSPASSRGFLTSFPEVFINAGILLGYVSNYGFSKVSDPVKMGWRYMLGIGAIPSVFLALIVLIMPESPRWLVLQGRLGEAKKVLDRTSDSKEEALIRLADIKQAAGIPEECNDDIVSVAKKSTHGEGVWKELLIHPTAAVRHILIAGVGIHFFQQASGIDAVVLYSPRIFEKAGITSANQKLLATVAVGFVKTIFILVATFLLDRIGRRPLLLTSVLGMIISLGTLGLALTVINQTDKKLMWAVVLCISMVLTYVASFSIGMGPITWVYSSEIFPLKLRAQGTSMGVAVNRVTSGVISMSFLSLSKAITTGGAFFLFAAIAIVAWFFFYTALPETQGKTLEEMETLFGHIRCKSAAASAGTEKDNGSGGVQLAPTSNGQTS